A section of the Oryza sativa Japonica Group chromosome 1, ASM3414082v1 genome encodes:
- the LOC4325828 gene encoding NAC domain-containing protein 48-like: MGKEMNLIREDEYGGGGVGFEPTEDELMLHFLRPQLRGFAPRVAGAVVEADPCGAAPWELLARHGRREEGFFFSARARRKPSVRRTVAGCGGGGGGGGAWMHSSTKNGQSVTDLGVVVRWCRINYCFYVRGEMGQQRSTGWMMAEYEITDPRCYRRADDGEEDDFWVLCHVRKSSRPQAAKISPAKPARRRKPAAAAAADVRAA, from the coding sequence ATGGGGAAGGAGATGAATCTGATCCGAGAAGAcgagtacggcggcggcggcgtcgggttCGAGCCGACGGAGGACGAGCTGATGCTCCACTTCCTCCGTCCGCAGCTGCGCGGGTTCGCGCCGCGCGTGGCGGGCGCCGTGGTGGAGGCCGACCCCTGCGGCGCGGCGCCGTGGGAGCTCCTGGCGCGGCACGGGAGGCGGGAGGAGGGGTTCTTCTtctcggcgcgcgcgcggaggaagcCCTCGGTGCGGCGGACCGTggcgggctgcggcggcggcggtggcggcggtggcgcgtggATGCACAGCTCCACCAAGAACGGGCAGTCCGTGACCGACCTCGGCGTGGTGGTGCGGTGGTGCAGGATCAACTACTGCTTCTACGTGCGCGGCGAGATGGGGCAGCAGCGGAGCACCGGGTGGATGATGGCCGAGTACGAGATCACCGACCCGCGGTGCTACcgccgcgccgacgacggcgaggaggacgacttCTGGGTTCTCTGCCATGTCAGGAAGAGCTCGAGGCCCCAAGCCGCCAAGATCTCTCCAGCCAAGCCAGCACGGCGGCgcaagcccgccgccgccgccgccgcggatgtcCGGGCTGCGTGA
- the LOC4325829 gene encoding lecithin-cholesterol acyltransferase-like 1, with translation MNSKTEMNSLETVIRLWENFTALQEDPALSPCYADQLRLVYDPVAGDYRNVPGVDTRVVSFGSTRGFRSDDPARKDVCMERLVEALEEEGYAEGENLFGAPYDFRYAPAAPGLPSGVFSDFTSRLRRLVERASERNGGKPVILVTHSLGGLFAMVFLDRTPLPWRRRYIKHFVMLCLGVGGSPLNMWPLAASSIPSSSSLVGSVLTYGNRSFASMFSLLPSPAVYGDTPLVITRAKNYSADDMPEFLSAAGFSDDEVALYRARALPVTLDFRAPLVPLTSINGVGVPTVDKLVFWDGNFSAKPQVVNGDGDGQINLDTVLALERLIGDDPDQGYFKSILIPNTTHKGVISDELALKRVVSEILGANSIN, from the exons ATGAATTCAAAAACAGAAATGAATTCGTTGGAAACCGTAATCCGGCTGTGGGAGAACTTCACGGCGCTGCAGGAGGACCCCGCGCTCTCGCCTTGCTACGCCGACCAGCTGCGCCTCGTGTACGACCCCGTCGCCGGCGACTACCGCAACGTGCCCGGCGTCGACACCCGCGTCGTCTCCTTCGGCTCCACCCGCGGCTTCCGCTCCGACGATCCTGCTCGAAA GGACGTGTGCATGGAGAGGCTCGTGGAGGCGCTGGAAGAGGAGGGATACGCGGAGGGAGAGAACCTGTTCGGCGCGCCGTACGACTTCAGGTACGCGCCGGCCGCTCCCGGCTTGCCGTCCGGGGTGTTCTCCGACTTCACGTCGAGGTTAAGGCGCCTCGTGGAGCGCGCGAGCGAGAGgaacggaggcaagccggtcaTCCTCGTGACGCACAGCCTCGGCGGCCTCTTCGCCATGGTGTTCCTCGACCGGACCCCGCTGCCGTGGAGAAGGAGGTACATCAAGCACTTCGTCATGCTCtgcctcggcgtcggcggctcgCCGCTGAACATGTggcccctcgccgcctcctccatcccgtcgtcgtcgtcgttggtgGGCAGCGTGCTGACGTACGGGAACAGGAGCTTCGCGAGCATGTTCTCCCtcctgccgtcgccggcggtgtaCGGCGACACGCCACTGGTGATCACGCGAGCCAAGAACTACTCCGCCGACGACATGCCGGAGTTTCTCTCGGCGGCTGGTTTCTCCGACGACGAGGTGGCGCTCTACCGGGCGAGGGCGCTGCCGGTGACCCTGGATTTCCGGGCGCCGCTCGTGCCGCTGACGTCCATCAACGGCGTCGGTGTGCCGACGGTAGATAAGCTGGTGTTCTGGGACGGCAACTTCAGCGCGAAGCCTCAGGTggtgaacggcgacggcgatgggcaGATCAACTTGGACACCGTGTTGGCATTAGAAAGGTTGATCGGTGATGACCCGGATCAGGGTTACTTCAAGTCAATTTTGATCCCCAACACGACGCACAAGGGTGTCATCTCCGATGAATTAGCGCTCAAGCGTGTGGTCAGCGAAATTCTTGGAGCAAATTCAATTAACTAa
- the LOC4325830 gene encoding glucan endo-1,3-beta-glucosidase GV has product MGGVHGVCYGMNGDNLPSQSEVVQLYKSNGIGAMRIYSPDQQALDALRGSGVAVIIDVGGSSAVANLANNPSAAADWVRDNVQAYWPNVIIRYIAVGNELGPGDMGTILPAMQNVYDALVSAGLSNSIKVSTAVRMDVITASSPPSHGVFRPDLQQFMVPIAQFLANTMSPLLANVYPYFAYRDNPRDIPLNYATFQPGTTVRDNDSGLTYTNLFNAMVDAVYAALEKAGAPGVRVVVSESGWPSAGGFAANVENARNHNQGVIDNVKNGTPKRPGQLETYVFAMFNENQKPGDETERHFGLFYPDKTPVYPITFPPN; this is encoded by the exons ATGGGAG GTGTCCACGGTGTTTGCTACGGCATGAACGGCGACAACCTCCCGTCGCAGAGCGAGGTCGTGCAGCTGTACAAGTCCAATGGTATCGGTGCTATGCGCATCTACAGCCCGGACCAGCAGGCCCTCGACGCGCTTCGCGGCAGCGGCGTCGCCGTCATCATCGACGTCGGCGGCAGCAGCGCGGTGGCCAACCTCGCCAAcaacccctccgccgccgccgactgggtGCGTGACAACGTCCAGGCCTACTGGCCGAACGTCATCATCCGGTACATCGCCGTCGGCAACGAGCTCGGCCCCGGCGACATGGGGACCATCCTCCCGGCCATGCAGAACGTGTACGACGCGCTCGTGTCCGCCGGCCTCTCGAACAGCATCAAGGTGTCGACGGCGGTGAGGATGGACGTGATCACCGCCTCGTCCCCTCCGTCGCACGGCGTGTTCCGCCCGGACCTGCAGCAGTTCATGGTGCCCATCGCGCAGTTCCTCGCCAACACCATGTCGCCGCTGCTCGCCAACGTGTACCCCTACTTCGCCTACAGGGACAACCCGCGGGACATCCCGCTCAACTACGCCACGTTCCAGCCGGGCACCACGGTGAGGGACAACGACAGCGGCCTCACCTACACCAACCTCTTCAACGCCATGGTGGACGCCGTGTACGCCGCGCTGGAGAAGGCCGGCGCGCCCGGCGTCCGCGTCGTCGTGTCGGAGAGCGGGTGGCCGTCGGCGGGAGGGTTCGCGGCGAACGTGGAGAACGCGAGGAATCACAACCAGGGCGTGATCGACAACGTCAAGAACGGGACGCCGAAGCGGCCCGGGCAGCTGGAGACGTACGTGTTCGCCATGTTCAACGAGAACCAGAAGCCCGGGGATGAGACCGAGAGGCATTTTGGGCTCTTCTACCCTGACAAGACGCCGGTCTACCCGATTACGTTTCCTCCGAACTAG
- the LOC4325831 gene encoding glucan endo-1,3-beta-glucosidase GV yields the protein MGGVHGVCYGMNGDNLPSQSEVVQLYKSNGIGAMRIYSPDQKALDALRGSGIAVIIDVGGIGAVANLANNPSAAADWVRDNVQAYWPNVIIRYIAVGNELGPGDMGTILPAMQNVYDALVSAGLSNSIKVSTAVRMDAITDSFPPSHGVFRPDLQQFMVPIAQFLANTMSPLLANVYPYFAYRDNPRDIPLNYATFQPGTTVRDNDSGLTYTNLFSAMVDAVYAALEKAGEPGVRVVVSESGWPSAGGFAANVENARNHNQGVIDNVKNGTPKRPGQLETYVFAMFNENQKPGDETERHFGLFYPDKTPVYPITFPPN from the exons ATGGGAG GTGTCCACGGTGTTTGCTATGGCATGAACGGCGACAACCTCCCGTCGCAGAGCGAGGTCGTGCAGCTGTACAAGTCCAATGGCATCGGTGCTATGCGCATCTACAGCCCGGATCAGAAGGCCCTCGACGCGCTCCGCGGCAGCGGCATCGCCGTCATCATCGACGTCGGCGGCATCGGCGCGGTGGCCAACCTCGCCAAcaacccctccgccgccgccgactgggtGCGTGACAACGTCCAGGCCTACTGGCCGAACGTCATCATCCGGTACATCGCCGTCGGCAACGAGCTCGGCCCCGGCGACATGGGGACCATCCTCCCGGCCATGCAGAACGTGTACGACGCGCTCGTGTCCGCCGGCCTCTCGAACAGCATCAAGGTGTCGACGGCGGTGAGGATGGACGCGATCACCGACTCGTTCCCTCCGTCGCACGGCGTGTTCCGCCCGGACCTGCAGCAGTTCATGGTGCCCATCGCGCAGTTCCTCGCCAACACCATGTCGCCGCTGCTCGCCAACGTGTACCCCTACTTTGCCTACAGGGACAACCCGCGCGACATCCCGCTCAACTACGCCACGTTCCAGCCGGGCACCACGGTGAGGGACAACGACAGCGGCCTCACCTACACCAACCTCTTCAGCGCCATGGTGGACGCCGTGTACGCCGCGCTGGAGAAGGCCGGCGAGCCCGGCGTCCGCGTCGTCGTGTCGGAGAGCGGGTGGCCGTCGGCGGGAGGGTTCGCGGCGAACGTGGAGAACGCGAGGAATCACAACCAGGGCGTGATCGACAACGTCAAGAACGGGACGCCGAAGCGGCCCGGGCAGCTGGAGACGTACGTGTTCGCCATGTTCAACGAGAACCAGAAGCCCGGGGATGAGACCGAGAGGCATTTTGGGCTCTTCTACCCTGACAAGACGCCGGTCTACCCGATTACGTTTCCTCCGAACTAG